From the Malaclemys terrapin pileata isolate rMalTer1 chromosome 13, rMalTer1.hap1, whole genome shotgun sequence genome, one window contains:
- the ARMC7 gene encoding armadillo repeat-containing protein 7 — MSQKQRDLLELGRLEYLQALVTEFQVTESPEAKEQVLANLANFAYDPKNYEYLRQLQVLDLFLDMLTEDNEILVEFAIGGLCNLCLDKTNKDYILEADGVAPVINCLSSSNEETVMSAVTTLMYLTTPQSRQQTTAFAVVECMLRFSLSANRRLSNLARVFLEDYCSPAQVEEARNLSKHTAVGIPLPKD, encoded by the exons ATGTCCCAAAAGCAGCGGGATCTGCTGGAACTGGGGCGGCTTGAATACTTACAAGCGCTGGTCACCGAGTTCCAGGTAACAGAGAGTCCAG AAGCCAAGGAGCAAGTATTGGCTAATCTAGCCAACTTCGCCTACGATCCCAAGAACTATGAATATCTCCGACAGCTTCAAGTCCTTGACCTGTTCCTGGATATGCTCACAGAGGACAATGAGATCCTTGTGGAGTTTGCAATTG GTGGTCTTTGTAATCTCTGTCTGGATAAAACAAACAAGGACTATATTTTGGAGGCAGATGGGGTGGCACCTGTAATAAACTGCTTATCCAGCTCAAATGAGGAGACAGTGATGTCGGCAGTCACTACTCTGATGTACTTGACCACACCACAGTCTCGCCAACAGACCACAGCATTCGCGGTGGTGGAGTGCATGTTACGTTTCTCCCTCTCAGCTAACAGGAGGCTAAGCAACCTAGCAAGGGTCTTCCTTGAGGATTATTGCTCTCCTGCGCAGGTGGAGGAGGCCAGGAACCTGAGCAAACATACAGCTGTAGGGATCCCGCTCCCAAAGGACTGA
- the NT5C gene encoding 5'(3')-deoxyribonucleotidase, cytosolic type, giving the protein MAGSAASRLRVLVDMDGVLADFEGGVLRAFLARYPGEPHVELAERRGFSVRDQYRCLREDLAAKVASVYESPGFFLGLEPIPGAIEAMQEMIHMQDTEVFICTSPLLKYEHCILEKYSWVEKHLGPKFVERLILTRDKTVVSADLLFDDKDTIKGAEPEPSWEHILFTCCHNEHLELQTPRRRLQSWADDWRGIVESKRRSNAEKECYAGLIANGNGQVGNWQRNPI; this is encoded by the exons ATGGCGGGCTCTGCCGCGTCCCGTCTCCGAGTGCTGGTGGACATGGACGGGGTGCTGGCTGACTTCGAGGGCGGAGTGCTGCGGGCTTTCCTGGCCCGCTACCCTGGGGAACCCCACGTGGAGCTGGCGGAACGGAGGGGCTTCTCCGTCCGGGACCAGTACCGCTGCCTGCGGGAGGACCTGGCG gCTAAGGTAGCGAGTGTCTATGAGTCACCTGGCTTCTTTCTGGGGTTGGAGCCAATTCCAGGAGCCATTGAAGCCATGCAGGAAATGATCCACATGCAAGA CACTGAAGTTTTTATTTGCACGAGCCCCCTGCTGAAGTATGAACACTGCATCCTGGAGAAG TACAGCTGGGTGGAAAAACACTTGGGTCCTAAGTTTGTGGAGCGACTGATTCTGACCCGGGATAAAACAGTTGTGTCAGCTGACCTCCTGTTCGATGACAAAGACACCATTAAAG GTGCGGAGCCTGAGCCGAGCTGGGAACACATCTTGTTCACTTGCTGCCATAACGAGCATCTAGAGCTTCAGACCCCACGTAGGCGGCTGCAGTCGTGGGCCGATGACTGGAGGGGGATAGTGGAAAGCAAACGCAGAAGTAATGCGGAAAAAGAATGCTATGCTGGTCTCATTGCTAATGGAAATGGACAAGTTGGGAACTGGCAACGAAATCCCATTTAA